CCTTGTGCTCAGGCGAGGACCATCACTTCTTGGCGTATTCCTCGACCGGCTTGTCGTTCGGGTTCGCCCAGGCTTCCTTGGTCGCCGCCGTGGCCGGCAGGCCGACCTTGGTGTTGGTCGGCGGGATCGGCTGGGTGAACCACTTGTCGTACAGCTTGGCGGCTTCGCCCGACTTCATCAGACCCTTGATGCTGTCGTCCACGGCCTTCTTGAAGGCCGGGTCGTCCTTGCGGATCATGATGGCGATCGGCTCGACCGACAGCACTTCGCCGACGATCTTGAAACCGGCCGGGTTGCGCGACTTGGCGATGTTGCCGGCCAGGATCTGGCCGTCCATCACGAAGGCGTCGGCACGGCCCGACTCCAGCAGCAGGAAGCTGTCGGCGTGGTCCTTGCCCAGCACTTCCTTGAAGTCCACGCCGTTGGCGCGCTCATGCTTGCGCAGCAGCTGGACCGAGGTGGTGCCGGTGGTCGTCGCGACCGTCTTGCCGTTGAGCTGGGCGATCGAGGTGATGCCGGAATCGGCCTTCACGGCGATGCGCACTTCCTCGACGTAGGTCGTGACGGCGAAGGCCACGTCCTTCTGGCGGGTCAGGTTGTTGGTCGTCGAGCCGCACTCGATGTCCACGGTGCCGTTCTGCACCAGCGGGACGCGGTTCTGCGAGGTCACGGGCAGGTACTTGATGTCCAGCTTGGCCAGGCCCAGCTGCTTCTGCACGTCGGCCAGCACGCGCTGGCAGATCTCGACGTGGTAACCGACGTACTTGCCGTCGCCCAGCGTGTACGACAGCGCGCCCGACGACTCGCGCACGCCCATGGTCACGCTGCCGGTGTCCTTGATCTTCTTGAGCGTGTCGGCCTGCGCCACGCCAGCCAACGCGGCGCCAAGGGCCAGTACCAGCAATGCCTTCTTCATAGATGCTCCTGCTTGTTCGGATTCAAAAAGCGGATTCGAGGGGGGTTCGTCCGGTGAGCCCCCCAACCGGCAGAGCAGACCATGAGCGGTCGCTTTGCTGGGTAGGGAGTATCACGCATCTCGACTTGTAGCGTGGCTTACGTATGCAGGTTCCGTGCCCGGTTCAGGTCAGCAGGTCAGGCGTCGACCCAGCCGGCGACCCAGCTGTCGACTCAACTGTCGATCTTCTCGGCGTGGGTCAGGAAGTTCCACAGCGCCTGCGCGACCGGCTTGACCCGCCGCGCGGAACCCTGGCGCTCGCGGTACATGCGCAGTTCCATGTTGAGTTCGTACTGGCCGGGCTCGGCGGCCCGCACCAGGCGGCGCGCCTTCACTTCCTTCTTCACCGAGCTGGCCGGCAGGAAGGCCAGGCCGTGGCCCTCGATGGCCATGGCCTTGAGGCTCTCGGCCATGTCGGTCTCGAAGACCGATTCGAAGTTGAGCGGCTGCGCCGCGCCCTTGACGATCAGTTCCACCAATCGCCCGAGATAGGCCCCCGAGGCGTAACTGAGGAAGGGGATCTTCTGACCCGGGTGTCCGGAAATCCGGAACATCGGCGCGCCGGTTGTGTCAGCTTTCGCATAGGCGGCCAGCGTCTCGTGGCCGAGCGAGACCGATTCGTAACGCTCCGGGTCCAGTTGCAGCGGCTGGCTGGGGTGGTGGTAGACGACCAGCAGGTCGCAGTTGCCTTCGCTGAGCTGCAGCGTCGCGTCATGGACGTTGAGCGCGTTGAGCCGGCACTTCACCTCGCCGAAGCGCTGGCGCAGCTCCATCAGCCAGTGCGGGAAGAAGCTGAAGGACAGCGAGTGCGGGACCGCGAACTCGATCATGTCCTGCCCCGCCGACTGGTGGCTGCGCAGCATGTTGCGCGTGGCCTGCAGGTTGCCGAGCACGTCGACGGCCTGGCCGAGCAGCGTCTCGCCCGCGGCGGTCAGCCGCGTCGGATAGGACGAGCGGTCGACGAGGTCGACGCCCGCCCAGGCCTCCAGCGCCTGGATGCGCCGCGAGAACGCGGGTTGCGTGACATGCCGCAGTTGAGCCGAGCGGGAGAAGCTGCGCGTCTCCGCCAGGCTCACGAAGTCTTCAAGCCATTTGGTTTCCACGGCGCGGGAGTTTATCCGTGTGGTGCGAGGGGCTGCTCAAGCCCCTGCTGGGGGTCCTGGTCCTGACGATCGTGACCGTCCTGCTGCAGCGCCCACATCTGCGCGTAACGGCCGCGCTGCGCGAGCAGCGCCGCGTGCGTGCCGCGCTCGACGATGAGGCCCTGCTCCATCACCAGGATCTCGTGGGCGTCGACGACGGTGGACAGGCGGTGCGCGATGACCAGCACGGTCTTGTCCTGCGCGGCGGCTTCGAGCTCGGCCTGGATGGCGCGCTCGTTGCGCGAGTCCAGCGCCGACGTCGCCTCGTCGAAGATCAGGATGGGCGGATTCTTCAGCAGCGTGCGCGCGATCGCGACGCGCTGCTTCTCGCCGCCGGAGAGCTTCAGCCCGCGCTCGCCGACCATGGTCTGGTAGCCCAGCGGCAGATGGCGGATGAAGTCGTGGATGTGCGCGGACTTCGCGGCGGCCTCGATCTCCTCCGTCGTCGCCTCGGGCCGGCCGTAGGCGATGTTGTAGGCGATGGTGTCGTTGAACAGCACGGTGTCCTGCGGGACGATGCCGATGGCGCGGCGCACGCTGTGCTGCGTGACCTCGGCGAGCGACTGGCCGTCGATCGCGATGCGGCCCGACTGCGCGTCGTAGAAGCGGTACAGCAGCCGCGCCAGCGTGCTCTTGCCCGAGCCGCTCGGACCGACGACGGCGACCTTCTTCCCCGCCGGGATCTCCAGGCTCACGCCCTTGAGGATGGGGCGCTGCGGCTCGTAGGCGAAGTGCACGTCGTCGAAGCGCACCGCGGCGCCGTTCACTCGCAGCGGCTGAGCGCCGGGCGCGTCGGCGATCTCGCGCTCGCGGGCCAGCAGCCCGAACATCTTGTCCAGGTCGGTGAGGCTCTGCTTGATCTCGCGGTAGATCACGCCGAGGAAGTTCAGCGGGATATAGAGCTGGATCATGAAGGCGTTGATCATGACCAGGTCGCCCAGGCTCATGCGGCTGTCGACGACGCCCTGCGTCGCGCGCCACAGCATGGCCACCAGCGCCACCGCGATGATCACCTGCTGCCCGCTGTTGAGCAGCGACAGCGTGCGCTGCGACTTCAGCTGCGCGCGGCGCAGGCGCTCCAGGCTCTGGTCGTAGCGGGCGGCCTCGAAGTCCTCGTTGTTGAAGTACTTCACCGTCTCGTAGTTCAGCAGCGAGTCGATCGCCTTGCTGTGCGCGTGCGAGTCCAGCTCGTTGAGCAGCTTGCGGTACTTGGTGCGCCACTCGGTGACGACGATCGTGAAGCCGATGTAGAACACCAGCGCCGCGCCGGTGATCCAGGCGAAGAGCACGTCGAACTTCACCGCCAGCAGGCTGAGCACCAGCACGACCTCGACCAGCGTCGGGAAGATGCTGTAGAGCGAGTACGAGATCAGCGCGTGCACGGCGCGCGTGCCGCGCTCGATGTCGCGGGTCATGCCGCCGGTCTGGCGTTCGAGGTGGAAGCGCAGGCTGAGGTCGTGCAGATGCCGGAACACCTGCAGCGAGATGCTGCGCGAGGCGCCCTCGGTGGCCTTGGCGAAGATCAACTCGCGGGCCTCGGTGAACAGCGAGGTGCACAGCCGCAGCATCCCGTAGGCGAGCAGCAGCCCCACCGGCACGACCATCAGCGCCTGCGCGCTGCCGGCGGGGATGTCCAGGCTGTCGACGAGCTGCTTGAGCAGCAGCGGGACGCCGACGTTGGCCAGCTTGGCCGCGACCATGAAGCCCAGCGCGATGCCGACGCGCCAGCGGTAGCGCCAGAAGTACGGCAGCAGGCGCGCGATGGTGTGCCAGTCGCCGCGCGCTTCGGGCGC
This genomic stretch from Mitsuaria sp. 7 harbors:
- a CDS encoding ABC transporter ATP-binding protein/permease, producing the protein MRRSTLAGTAPTPAPSASSTAAPEARGDWHTIARLLPYFWRYRWRVGIALGFMVAAKLANVGVPLLLKQLVDSLDIPAGSAQALMVVPVGLLLAYGMLRLCTSLFTEARELIFAKATEGASRSISLQVFRHLHDLSLRFHLERQTGGMTRDIERGTRAVHALISYSLYSIFPTLVEVVLVLSLLAVKFDVLFAWITGAALVFYIGFTIVVTEWRTKYRKLLNELDSHAHSKAIDSLLNYETVKYFNNEDFEAARYDQSLERLRRAQLKSQRTLSLLNSGQQVIIAVALVAMLWRATQGVVDSRMSLGDLVMINAFMIQLYIPLNFLGVIYREIKQSLTDLDKMFGLLAREREIADAPGAQPLRVNGAAVRFDDVHFAYEPQRPILKGVSLEIPAGKKVAVVGPSGSGKSTLARLLYRFYDAQSGRIAIDGQSLAEVTQHSVRRAIGIVPQDTVLFNDTIAYNIAYGRPEATTEEIEAAAKSAHIHDFIRHLPLGYQTMVGERGLKLSGGEKQRVAIARTLLKNPPILIFDEATSALDSRNERAIQAELEAAAQDKTVLVIAHRLSTVVDAHEILVMEQGLIVERGTHAALLAQRGRYAQMWALQQDGHDRQDQDPQQGLEQPLAPHG
- a CDS encoding amino acid ABC transporter substrate-binding protein, with the protein product MKKALLVLALGAALAGVAQADTLKKIKDTGSVTMGVRESSGALSYTLGDGKYVGYHVEICQRVLADVQKQLGLAKLDIKYLPVTSQNRVPLVQNGTVDIECGSTTNNLTRQKDVAFAVTTYVEEVRIAVKADSGITSIAQLNGKTVATTTGTTSVQLLRKHERANGVDFKEVLGKDHADSFLLLESGRADAFVMDGQILAGNIAKSRNPAGFKIVGEVLSVEPIAIMIRKDDPAFKKAVDDSIKGLMKSGEAAKLYDKWFTQPIPPTNTKVGLPATAATKEAWANPNDKPVEEYAKK
- a CDS encoding LysR substrate-binding domain-containing protein, producing the protein METKWLEDFVSLAETRSFSRSAQLRHVTQPAFSRRIQALEAWAGVDLVDRSSYPTRLTAAGETLLGQAVDVLGNLQATRNMLRSHQSAGQDMIEFAVPHSLSFSFFPHWLMELRQRFGEVKCRLNALNVHDATLQLSEGNCDLLVVYHHPSQPLQLDPERYESVSLGHETLAAYAKADTTGAPMFRISGHPGQKIPFLSYASGAYLGRLVELIVKGAAQPLNFESVFETDMAESLKAMAIEGHGLAFLPASSVKKEVKARRLVRAAEPGQYELNMELRMYRERQGSARRVKPVAQALWNFLTHAEKIDS